One window of the Cryptomeria japonica chromosome 7, Sugi_1.0, whole genome shotgun sequence genome contains the following:
- the LOC131044779 gene encoding protein SRG1, with protein sequence MASSANHAAESFANPNWDSFVHVESVQEIARRKPHFIPQRYIRSDDERPSSTPLPSLLTVPVIDMEKLLLPSDNHERQKEMGILSKACIEWGFFQVVNHGIPHSLIDRIRGVANEFFSLSLDEKQKYAPQAGEAQGYGNMFVVDEDQKLDWGDLMALILMPKKLVNLALWPTTPSDYRNTLERYTTHVERVAMIILSLFAENLQLKSDYFKNKFGEEPMMTMRMNLYPPCPRPDLVLGLSPHSDGGAITLLLQDDQIEGLHVRKNNEWVPIQPIPYALVVNIGDLVEVMTNGKYKSIEHRAVTNKEKTRLSIAMFYQPGLDEEVTPASSLVDEEHPTLYKKFKHHEYIQYYMNKQLNGKKSLADFAKIHE encoded by the exons ATGGCTTCTTCTGCAAACCATGCTGCTGAATCTTTCGCTAATCCAAACTGGGACAGTTTTGTTCATGTGGAGAGTGTGCAGGAGATTGCACGAAGGAAACCGCATTTCATTCCCCAGAGATACATCAGATCAGATGATGAGAGGCCATCTTCAACACCACTTCCTTCTCTCTTGACAGTTCCTGTAATCGACATGGAAAAGCTACTCTTGCCCTCTGACAACCATGAAAGACAGAAGGAGATGGGCATTCTTTCTAAGGCCTGCATAGAGTGGGGCTTCTTTCAG GTTGTGAACCATGGAATTCCACATTCTTTGATAGATCGCATAAGAGGAGTGGCTAATGAATTCTTTAGTCTTTCGTTAGACGAGAAGCAAAAGTATGCTCCGCAAGCAGGAGAAGCTCAAGGCTATGGCAATATGTTTGTGGTTGATGAAGATCAGAAGTTGGACTGGGGCGACTTGATGGCTTTGATACTCATGCCTAAGAAACTTGTCAACTTAGCTCTGTGGCCAACCACACCATCGGATTACAG GAATACATTGGAGAGGTACACTACTCATGTGGAAAGGGTGGCAATGATTATCTTGAGTCTATTTGCTGAAAATTTGCAATTAAAGAGTGATTATTTCAAAAACAAATTTGGAGAGGAGCCAATGATGACTATGAGAATGAATTTGTATCCACCTTGTCCTAGGCCTGACTTAGTGTTGGGGTTAAGCCCTCATTCCGATGGAGGTGCCATAACTCTTTTGCTTCAAGATGATCAAATAGAAGGCCTTCATGTCCGCAAGAATAATGAATGGGTTCCTATTCAACCTATTCCTTATGCACTTGTCGTAAACATTGGTGACCTAGTAGAG GTGATGacaaatggaaaatacaagagtatAGAACATCGAGCAGTAACAAATAAGGAGAAGACAAGATTATCTATTGCTATGTTTTACCAACCAGGCTTAGATGAAGAAGTGACCCCTGCAAgtagtcttgtggatgaagaacaCCCCACCCTATACAAGAAATTCAAACATCATGAATACATTCAATATTACATGAATAAACAACTCAATGGAAAAAAGTCACTAGCTGACTTTGCCAAAATACATGAATAG